GTATAATTTGCTCCACCAGAAaagaagtactccctccgtttcataatacatgtccactttggaacaaatcacacatattaagaaaaactaacttttgtagaaaaccttcatttattattttatttattgcattgaccaagtataatatgtgggatatatttgatctaggaaatatataGGATGTGGTATAAACTTCATCTAGGAAATACGACTATTGACTAcattgcattgaaagttgaaatgggacaactaatttgaaacaatttttaattatcaaaagtggacatgtaatatgaaacagagggagtatcttgATGAAAACTTTCTACTTCACTTGATCACTTATTTGCAGATATATTTGTCATTTGCCATTACCATAGTAATTCAGCAAGTTGAAGAACGACACAGAAATTTGCTTTCCTAGCCAGGGGAATATCTGCGAAGTCATATTGAGTATCGACACAAGGCGACAAAACTTTGAAACTTTTAAATGCTAAAAATTGTGTTTCCACTCCGAATTTGATAAAGGACAAATAGAAACAAGCACCAGTACTTAACATCATGGAGGCAGCACATGCAGCAGAAACACTAGAAAacagatattttttttcatttgggTTCTTGGCTAGAAACACTGGCAAGTTATCACAATGCATTATTTTGTATGCATTGCTGCTTTCTCATGTGTTAGCATTAGAATAATTAAGACGGATCAGGAATGTTCATGTTCCCTTACTTACACAACTTAAGATACATCGACATCAGCCATTAAAAGATTATAATAATACCACTTCTTCTAGTACAAGATACAAGCTAGTCCAGAATTCATATCCTAACAGAAGCCGAGGTTGATACTAATTTTCTCTGAGTTATTCATTCCAGATTCCATCTATATGTCTGCCTTCGAGTGAACTGCTATTGCTGACAGATGTAGGCTAGCTTATTCCACGTCTCTACATGGCTTCTCTAATTTTCTCTGTGCTCACTAAACTAGTTATGGGTTTCCCCTTCGAAGCCATTTCAAGTCTTAAATTATGTTTTGTCTAATGAAACTGTATCTTTCCATCCCTCTCTAAAGTGCCTCGATTTCAGTTGCCTTTAAAGAATCAATCTTACTTGATGaaaaaatcatgatttaacGGATTATTCCACTATGTATGTTTACAGGGATAGCCATTTTTAACAGATTATACATTccatattatatttgtttcagAATTTAGGACTGCCAAAACTCACCTGTGAACTCCATATCATGCTCCATTCACCCTCGAGGAGCTGTTGTTCACCTTTAGCTTCTTTCTGATTCATTGCAAGGAAGTCTTCAATTTCCTACGAAATTAGGCATGTAAAAGTCTGTAAAAGGAGGCTATAGCAGATATAATACGGTCAgttatagatatatatttttggatgtaacaCCGTTCTGGAAACCAATTATATCTACCCTATTGGTTGAAATATAGGAGCAGTCAGAAGGGATTCAAAAGATAGTTATTTACCTTCCTGACTTTGGTGTCCGTAGAAATGGCCGAAAGCAATCTTTGCCTGGGTTCACTAGTCTTTTGTAGCACAAATGTGGTGCCCTGCACTATACCGATGTATCTGGGGGTCCTTAATCCTTAGCAGGTTAAATACTATACGtgtaaatgaataattttttgcTGTTTAAAGTCATGATTTTTAAACAGCTGATAAGGCTGAGATGCTGACTAGTTGCATATTTACCTTGTTTCCTTTTGAAATACGGAGATTTCCAGATTTTGAAAGATAAGTTGTGTCTAACCAACCCTTAGCTTCATCTCCTAGAAGTTTAAAAGGTACAGGATATGGAACTTTAAAAGGTAGGAACTTGAAAGAAAAGGCTGCTTTGTCAAACCGAAAAAGGATGCGCTTTCCATCTTTGACTGATGCTGCAGCCTGCATATGCAACagcatttatttaatatataatccaaATTTCACAAAGATCTCCTCTCTATTTTCTTGGATGATTAACGATCTCCTTTTTGTACacttgaaaaatatattcttaaaaataataaactccAGTGTTATAGAAGAGCAAAGAGATCTGTTGAGGGTGAGCTAAACTATCCTTGTATTTAAATTGTTGAGGGTTGGCCAAATTGCACTTACAATTTTTTGGAGGGCAAATCACACACTTCCTATCGaatcaaaaaaagaagaagaagacgaTGGAATTTAACCAGTAATTTCTAAATAATTGATGGTACTCCACACTGGACACTCATTGCTGGACACTCATTGCCTCTGTACCTATCCACTATCTAGTACCGAAGGAAAACTATGGTCCAATGTTGTCAATGAACATGCTGATTGTTCTTTAAAATATCTTCCGGAGTAAAATGTTCGAACCAAGgaataatatgtattttaaaatggGTCCCCATAAGTTCATCctgttaaaatttcattttgatgataaaactgtgtggaaccaaagaatgttacACTGAAGCATGCAGCTGCCATATTTAGGCACTGTATTTGTCAACAGTTCATAACATAGACATAGAGTGTATTACTGTATTCTTTGATGTTTCAGTTTTGTTCTAACAACTACCAATCAAGAAGTCATACCTCTACTTTCAGCTCGCCAATTGCATCAGAGAATTTGACAATGTTGGAGACACGTTGATCCTCTGTTTGAAGATATACCTCTTGGAAAACATTAAAGAAATCAACCCCGACAAAAGTTCTCTGAAGACGTGGCAATAACACAGATTAACTATCTAGCAATTTCCAaaaccaaatcaaaatataatatagtttcTTCTCTAGAAGGGATACAAGTAAATAAAGTAATAAGCTTCAaaaagaattaatttttttgtttggatCCGGTAAATTCACATGCACATACTTCCGTGGAGGCTCAAACCCCTACTTCTTACCAAGAGAAGTAATATCCACTGAGCTACAATGCTATGAATCAAAACCACTTATTCAGGGGACAACTGGAACTTACTACAGTTCAGAGGTtttagttctattttttgaattggaataatattttatcataatcTTTGGGGCGCTATAATAATGTTATATGGAACTAAATTCCCTTTAATTACAGACTTTAGATATAACACCAAACACTAGTAAATTTGCCGCACCAAGCAGAACAACCGCCAAAGTTAACACTCCAATTTTTACACAAATGAACTCAAACCAAAAGGACAACATACTACCTGAATTGGAGAGGCTGTTCCTGGTCTTGTTGTAAACATTAATTGCCAGCGACCCTCAATCAAACTAGAACTTGTCTGGAAACAGAAGATATAACAGTTAAAATTCTGCACACCGAATCTCAAGCTCTTATAATATCTTTCCTCCAATTGAAAATATGTGATTCCAAACCAAATTTAATCACGGCTCAAATATCCAGTTTATCATGCTGCTCATTACTGAATGcatgaaatttaattaagtgaaaTTCATAAATTGTCACTTTAAATTAAGAAagtaataatttgataaaaaagaaaattagccACCGGATCACTAATGCTTTCTGAAGCCTCCAAAAGTTGAACTGCTCGGTCAACTTCCTGCACACAAATTTTCAGAAATCAGTCTCCCTAAATTGTTGTTAAGAACTCATGTCAATTATTTAAAAAGCCCTTTTAGATAATCTATTTGATATAACTTACAATTTGTACATTAAATCATCCAATTACATCTAGCAACCTCCTTCATGATGTGTTTGGGAACCAGGAGTCCAGGATGTCATTTTAACAGATAGATCAGGCCCAAATGacattttggatttggatatgaaTTCGGTTCAATTAACATGATATTCAAATACGAGTCCGAGTTTGAGAATTTGACTTGTCAACTCAATTCGGgtcatttaaaattcattattttcagTAAAATCCATAATTCTATGCACAATCTTAAGCATAATCATTTCAAACACCTTAGCTACATCTCAACACGATCCCCCTCCAAGTTACAAATATAATGCACATTTGTATTGATGTATAAAATTCATTCTGGTCAAGATTGTTATAATCTACTCTATAAATTTTACTAATATTTAGTGCTGTAGTATATTAAATCAAGTTGCCTGTTTCATGAGATCAGACCGCCGGATACACTGTATAATCTAATTAACGAGTCCTCCTTAACACCTTACAGTTTCACGAAAGCCAGTTACTTAACATGATATCGGAACCCAATTTAAACCTGATTCAAGGAATGTAATAGTAATTATATAACGCATACTTGTAGTTGCAGGGGAGAAGCAGAACGGCCACGGCCTTGAATTCCAATAAGAGCTTCAATCAATGAATTCTCGTCTTTACTAAACGAAACTTGATCCACactctgctgctgctgctgcttgtTGACCAAGGAACACGAAACGGACCGATATATCTGATGCTTTCTTAACAAATTTCTTGTAAAACAAGTTTTTGATGGAATGAATGTTGGCACAGGTCTGAAACCAAACCCTAGGTTTGTGAGCTCATACGATGCAGCAGCAGCCGCCATTACTGCTGTGTACATGTGTTTCTGTCtatataaatatgtgtgtgtCTGTGGAGTTAAATGAACGACCACCTCAACTGAGTTGCGGGAGAGATTCGATTTTCGTGTGACACGTGGATCAATATACATCTTACACCTCACCATCTATGGCTCCTGCCTTTATCTTCAAAACTCAACAATGCTTTGCTAATTATTGATACCAGCTTCTACCCCGTGTAACTGtgcaattatttataaattttttaaatatattttaaatggcgtgaaaaaatttaatttataaataataaattaaaattgtatgtatcatgccaaagtattaaattctttcgatcaaattttaaattattttaagtagaatatgtgacgccaactcctattagattatatttataaatgaattttatattagaattattataatgttatttaaatatttttttaaaattttttatatttcgagattaaaattgataaacacaatttgttttgaattaagaagattgaattataaacatgcaataagatggtagaatttgttttggattaagcaaaagtttttgtattcgttcctcacataaatcgggtttattaattttaaaatatattagataaaaataattttgtgacggtgcgatttatatgattctacaaataaaattggtagaaaatatttattttggattaaaaaaaagagaaatttacaagaatatatatatttttaacttttgtttACAATTTTACTACCTCTCACTTATCTTTTCAATTctatattactatttttttaattataccgTTACCTTTGTCTCTCACCTTTACTCTTTTCAAAATTACGGCCTCTCCATCGTCTCTCTCAAACCCTGCTGCAATACTTCCACTCACTCGAcaggtactctctctctctctctctctctctcgctctcgctctccctctccctctctcccccctGCTCTcgctctcgctctctctcccccctctctctctctccgctTACAActtactttctctctctacagaTTTCACAATCAGCTTCGTTCCTTTCCGTCGATCGTGCTCGTTCCTGTTCGTCAATCACCTGACTCTTCTCAACTCGGTAAGTTAACTTCTTAATGTGTGTGGCTGTGTGTCTGTGTAGCCGTACTGTTTGCGTGTTTTGAGAGATTATATGCTTGAGATGATAGTACTATAaagcgtgtgtgtgtgtgtgtgaatttgTCATATGTGCTTGATGTGTCCCGCAGGAGCTGTAGGAAAAGTAATTTGAGATAAGCACCTTAGGCAGTTCCCCAAGAATCTAGATTCTTATAAGTCCCGAATATCTCATCTCTTGCTGCTAATGTTTATATACAATATTAGTTCAGTGTATCCTATTATTTGCCAATATACTGGTGGAATTTTCACACACAAAATCAACTCAATTTGGTAATATGCTAGTTTGAACAGAGAGAATGATCAAATAACAGAAGCAGCGCATACGAAGTTAAAAAGAGTAACGAAGATATGCTTTTTGAAAGTATTGTTGTTCCAAATTGGATAAATGTCAGTGCATATCATTGATAAAATTTGTATCATTTGAGGTGTTCTGTAACTACTATTCATATGAGCTATAGAATGTTAATTAATTCAGTCTCTATATAATAGGCTATGACTTCAATTTTGGCATTAGCAAGTAGGCTGAATTTTGAACAGGGGTGACACTTTTAGCATTAAGGTCACCTTCTAGCATAAATGGCCACATGAAATGTAAGAATTATTAAGGGCGATATGATCAGTTTGAGTGCTCCCTGGGCTTTAAGTGATGATGTTTTAATTCCTCTCTGGCTTGCCGAACAAGAACATTGGGTTCTTGGGAGATTGTGTTTTGTAGATAGGGAGTTCCATGTATACAGTACACTGAACTGCGATGGTGGGAGGGATATTATAGTAAAGGCAGCCACTCCATTCGTCCAATTATTGCCAAAGTATCTCGAGGCAACTGGTTTTTATGATCGGACGGATATAGATTTCACAGCAGATGCATATTCTGATAAGTTATCTCTTGATCCGTTTGGAGTGACTTTGCATCATTTTGATTTTACATCATCGTCTATGTAAGTGACAAATAAAAGTATGACttcacacacacgcgcgcgcacacacacacataaatgtATATGACTAGTCCCATTTATTCTTATTTTGAATTTCAGTataggccccgcaggggcactaGTCTTAAATATAGATTTTTATGGGTTTGCAACCAATGCAACCACatttgcaacttctgcaactaTGGTTGCAACCTTTGTAACCACAGTTGCACCTTCTGCAACTGtggttgcaaaggttgcaaCCACATTTGCAACTTGTGCAACTGTGGttgcaacctttgcaaccaCATCTGCAACTTGTAATTATAACTATGTAAGTGACAAAACTATTCAAGTTGATATAGTTTATGTACTGCATAATCATATTATATGTTGTGATTTAGTTTGATATGTTTTTCTTAATGCAGTGACAGTGGGATATACATGTGTACATAGGCCGAGTATTATGC
This genomic window from Daucus carota subsp. sativus chromosome 7, DH1 v3.0, whole genome shotgun sequence contains:
- the LOC108196616 gene encoding probable plastid-lipid-associated protein 12, chloroplastic, whose protein sequence is MVRCKMYIDPRVTRKSNLSRNSVEVVVHLTPQTHTYLYRQKHMYTAVMAAAAASYELTNLGFGFRPVPTFIPSKTCFTRNLLRKHQIYRSVSCSLVNKQQQQQSVDQVSFSKDENSLIEALIGIQGRGRSASPLQLQEVDRAVQLLEASESISDPTSSSLIEGRWQLMFTTRPGTASPIQRTFVGVDFFNVFQEVYLQTEDQRVSNIVKFSDAIGELKVEAAASVKDGKRILFRFDKAAFSFKFLPFKVPYPVPFKLLGDEAKGWLDTTYLSKSGNLRISKGNKGTTFVLQKTSEPRQRLLSAISTDTKVRKEIEDFLAMNQKEAKGEQQLLEGEWSMIWSSQMETDSWIENAANGLMGTQIVKGNGGLKFLVDIVLGLKFSMTGTYSKSGTDLYEVIMDDAAILAGPYGLPVEIDSKFNLELLYADNKLRITKGYKNTIFVHIRVEGANKK